A single Catharus ustulatus isolate bCatUst1 chromosome 7, bCatUst1.pri.v2, whole genome shotgun sequence DNA region contains:
- the MSTN gene encoding growth/differentiation factor 8: MQKLALCASIYLFMLISVDPVALDDSGQPTENAEKDGLCNACTWRQNTKSSRIEAIKIQILSKLRLEQAPNISRDVIKQLLPKAPPLQELIDQYDVQRDDSSDGSLEDDDYHATTETIITMPTESDFLVQMEGKPKCCFFKFSSKIQYNKVVKAQLWIYLRQVQKPTTVFVQILRLIKPMKDGTRYTGIRSLKLDMNPGTGIWQSIDVKTVLQNWLKQPESNLGIEIKAFDENGRNLAVTFPGPGEDGLNPFLEVRVTDTPKRSRRDFGLDCDEHSTESRCCRYPLTVDFEAFGWDWIIAPKRYKANYCSGECEFVFLQKYPHTHLVHQANPRGSAGPCCTPTKMSPINMLYFNGKEQIIYGKIPAMVVDRCGCS; the protein is encoded by the exons ATGCAAAAGCTAGCGCTCTGTGCTTCTATTTACCTGTTCATGCTGATTTCAGTTGATCCGGTGGCTCTTGATGACAGTGGCCAGCCCACAGAGAACGCTGAAAAGGACGGACTGTGCAATGCTTGTACGTGGAGACAGAACACAAAATCCTCCAGAATAGAAGCCATAAAAATTCAAATCCTCAGCAAACTGCGTCTGGAACAAGCTCCTAACATTAGCAGGGATGTTATTAAACAACTTTTACCCAAGGCTCCTCCACTGCAGGAACTGATTGATCAGTATGATGTGCAGAGAGATGACAGTAGCGATGGCTCTTTGGAAGATGATGACTATCATGCCACCACCGAAACGATTATCACAATGCCTACAGAGT CTGATTTTCTTGTACAAATGGAGGGAAAACCAAAATGTTGCTTCTTTAAGTTTAGCTCTAAAATACAATATAACAAAGTAGTAAAGGCACAATTGTGGATATACTTGAGGCAAGTCCAAAAACCTACAACGGTGTTTGTGCAGATCCTGAGACTTATTAAACCCATGAAAGATGGTACAAGATACACTGGAATTCGATCTTTGAAACTTGACATGAACCCAGGCACCGGTATTTGGCAGAGTATTGATGTGAAGACAGTGTTGCAAAATTGGCTCAAACAGCCTGAATCCAATTTAGGCATCGAAATAAAAGCTTTTGATGAGAACGGACGGAATCTTGCTGTTACTTTCCCAGGACCGGGGGAAGATGGATTG AACCCATTTTTAGAGGTCAGAGTTACAGACACACCAAAACGGTCCCGCAGAGATTTCGGCCTCGACTGTGACGAGCACTCGACAGAATCCCGATGCTGCCGCTACCCGCTGACGGTGGATTTTGAAGCGTTCGGGTGGGATTGGATTATCGCTCCTAAAAGATACAAAGCCAATTATTGCTCCGGAGAATGTGAATTTGTGTTTTTACAAAAGTACCCGCACACCCACCTCGTGCACCAAGCCAACCCCAGGGGCTCAGCGGGCCCCTGCTGCACGCCCACCAAGATGTCCCCCATCAACATGCTGTACTTCAACGGCAAAGAACAAATCATCTACGGCAAGATACCTGCCATGGTTGTAGATCGCTGCGGGTGCTCATGA